In Ammospiza caudacuta isolate bAmmCau1 chromosome 2, bAmmCau1.pri, whole genome shotgun sequence, a genomic segment contains:
- the TGFBRAP1 gene encoding transforming growth factor-beta receptor-associated protein 1 isoform X1: MSVKAFKLVSAVEREMLMGDKNYINIECIECCGKNLYIGTNDCFIYHFLLDEKVSTAGKITFAATKQLHKYLGLKKPVSELKAASALTRLLVLCDNTITLVNMISLEPVPTGARIKGAVTFTLNENPVSGDPFCVEVCIISVKRRTIQMFMVFEDRVQIVKEVFTPEQPCAVAVDGYYLCLALTTQYIILNYNTGVSQDLFPYCSDEKRPIVKRIGRQEFLLAGPGGLGMFATVDGISQRAPVHWSENVIGAALCFPYVVALDDEFITVHSMLDQQQKQTLPFKEGHILQDFEGKVIVATNKGVYILVPLPLEKQIQDLLASQRVEEALVLAKGARRNIPKEKFQVMYKRILQQAGFIQFAQLQFLEAKELFRSGQLDVRELISLYPFLLPTSSSFIRSHPPLHEYADLNQLTQGDQEKMTKCKRFLMSYLNEIRSTEVANGYKEDIDTALLKLYAEANHESLLDLLVSENFCLLTDSAAWLEKHKKYFALGLLYHYNGQDAAALQLWVKIVDGDIQDSTRSDLYDYIVDFLTFCSDQELVWKYSEWILQKNEEVGVQIFTKRPLEEQEKNNINPDDIISCLNKYPKAHVKYLEHLVLERKIQKEKYHTHLAVLYLEAILQLKSVTTDNCKETTELLLKLRSLLQKSDLYRIRFILDKIQGTDLHMESAILYGKLEEHEKALHILVHELKDFHAAEEYCVWNSEGRDSQYRRRLFHLLLSVYLTPGASDCALVMAAVDLLNNHAAEFDAGLVLQVVPDSWSVQLLSPFLAGAVRQSIHTKRMTQVALGLAQAENLIYKHEKVKQKGAPILLSDKKVCQVCQNPFCEPVFVRYPNGSMAHTHCAANRHLNSNVTPHSPSSSNQT, from the exons ATGAGCGTTAAAGCTTTCAAGCTCGTTTCTGCTGTTGAGCGGGAGATGTTAATGGGAGACAAAAACTACATCAACATCGAGTGCATTGAGTGTTGTGGGAAGAACCTCTATATTGGAACCAATGACTGCTTTATCTATCACTTCCTGTTGGATGAAAAGGTATCCACAGCTGGAAAAATAACTTTTGCTGCCACCAAGCAACTACACAAATACCTGGGTTTGAAGAAGCCTGTGAGCGAGTTGAAAGCAGCCTCTGCCCTCACAAGACTGCTTGTGCTCTGTGACAACACGATAACACTAGTGAACATGATCAGCTTGGAACCTGTCCCCACTGGTGCTAGGATCAAAGGAGCTGTGACATTCACCCTGAATGAAAACCCTGTGAGTGGGGATCCTTTCTGCGTTGAAGTTTGCATTATCTCGGTCAAGCGCCGGACCATTCAAATGTTCATGGTGTTTGAAGACAGAGTCCAGATAGTGAAGGAAGTGTTTACTCCAGAGCAaccctgtgctgtggctgtAGATGGTTACTACTTATGCCTTGCCCTTACTACACAGTATATAATTTTGAATTACAATACTGGCGTCTCCCAGGACCTATTTCCTTATTGCAGTGATGAGAAACGGCCAATTGTGAAAAGAATAGGCAGACAAGAGTTTCTGTTGGCTGGCCCTGGAGGCCTAG gCATGTTTGCTACTGTAGATGGGATTTCACAGCGCGCCCCGGTGCACTGGTCAGAGAACGTGATTGGGGcagctttgtgctttccctACGTGGTTGCTCTCGATGATGAGTTCATTACGGTGCACAGCATGCTGGAccagcagcaaaagcaaaccCTGCCCTTTAAAGAAGGTCACATTCTACAGGACTTTGAAG GAAAGGTGATTGTTGCTACTAACAAGGGTGTGTACATCTTGGTGCCACTACCTTTGGAAAAACAGATTCAGGATCTTTTAGCTAGCCAAAGAGTGGAAGAAGCCCTTGTTCTAGCAAAAGGAGCTCGAAGGAATATTCCAAAAGAGAAATTTCAG GTAATGTACAAACGAATCCTGCAGCAAGCAGGTTTTATACAGTTTGCACAGCTTCAGTTCCTTGAAGCAAAAGAACTCTTCAG AAGCGGCCAGCTTGATGTCCGGGAGCTGATCTCTCTGTACCCCTTCCTGTTGCCTACTTCCTCTTCATTTATCCGGTCTCATCCCCCTCTGCACGAGTACGCCGACCTCAACCAGCTGACCCAAGGGGACCAGGAGAAGATGACAAAATGCAAACGGTTCCTCATGAGTTACTTGAATGAAATCCGCAGCACTGAGGTTGCAAATGGCTACAAGGAAGATATTGACACTGCTCTACTCAAACTGTATGCAGAGGCAAATCATGAGAGCCTGCTGGATCTCCTAGTTTCAGAGAACTTCTGTCTCTTAACAGATAGTGCTGCCTGgctggaaaaacacaaaaa GTATTTTGCACTTGGTCTCCTGTATCACTACAACGGTCAGGATGCTGCAGCACTTCAG TTATGGGTGAAAATAGTTGATGGAGACATTCAAGATTCTACACGTTCAGATCTCTATGACTACATAGTAGACTTCCTTACATTCTGCTCAGACCAAGAGCTAGTGTGGAAGTACTCTGAATGGattttacaaaaaaatgaaGAG GTTGGTGTACAGATTTTCACTAAAAGGCCTTTGgaagaacaggagaaaaacaacATTAATCCAGATGATATCATCAGTTGCCTTAACAAATATCCTAAAGCACATGTCAAATATCTAGAACACCTAgtactggaaagaaaaatacag AAAGAGAAGTACCATACTCATCTAGCTGTCTTGTACTTGGAGGCAATACTTCAGCTAAAATCTGTGACCACAGATAATTGCAAAGAAACAACTGAGCTGCTGTTGAAACTTCGCAGTCTGCTTCAGAAATCTGATCTTTATAGAATTCGCTTTATTTTAG ACAAAATCCAGGGCACAGACCTTCATATGGAGAGTGCAATTTTATATGGGAAACTAGAAGAGCACGAGAAGGCTTTGCATATCCTTGTCCATGAGTTGAAGGACTTCCATGCTGCTGAGGAGTACTGTGTGTGGAACTCTGAGGGCAGAGACTCGCAGTACAGGCGGAGGCTGTTCCACCTGCTGCTGTCGGTGTATCTGACGCCGGGCGCCTCGGACTGCGCGCTCGTCATGGCCGCCGTGGATCTCCTCAATAACCACGCCGCGGAATTCGACGCGGGCCTGGTTTTGCAGGTGGTGCCTGACAGCTGGTCagtgcagctcctctccccGTTCCTGGCTGGGGCAGTGAGGCAAAGCATTCACACAAAAAGAATGACTCAGGTGGCACTTGGGTTAGCACAAGCTGAAAACTTAATCTACAAGCACGAGAAG
- the TGFBRAP1 gene encoding transforming growth factor-beta receptor-associated protein 1 isoform X2 — MSVKAFKLVSAVEREMLMGDKNYINIECIECCGKNLYIGTNDCFIYHFLLDEKVSTAGKITFAATKQLHKYLGLKKPVSELKAASALTRLLVLCDNTITLVNMISLEPVPTGARIKGAVTFTLNENPVSGDPFCVEVCIISVKRRTIQMFMVFEDRVQIVKEVFTPEQPCAVAVDGYYLCLALTTQYIILNYNTGVSQDLFPYCSDEKRPIVKRIGRQEFLLAGPGGLGMFATVDGISQRAPVHWSENVIGAALCFPYVVALDDEFITVHSMLDQQQKQTLPFKEGHILQDFEGKVIVATNKGVYILVPLPLEKQIQDLLASQRVEEALVLAKGARRNIPKEKFQVMYKRILQQAGFIQFAQLQFLEAKELFRSGQLDVRELISLYPFLLPTSSSFIRSHPPLHEYADLNQLTQGDQEKMTKCKRFLMSYLNEIRSTEVANGYKEDIDTALLKLYAEANHESLLDLLVSENFCLLTDSAAWLEKHKKYFALGLLYHYNGQDAAALQLWVKIVDGDIQDSTRSDLYDYIVDFLTFCSDQELVWKYSEWILQKNEEVGVQIFTKRPLEEQEKNNINPDDIISCLNKYPKAHVKYLEHLVLERKIQKEKYHTHLAVLYLEAILQLKSVTTDNCKETTELLLKLRSLLQKSDLYRIRFILDKIQGTDLHMESAILYGKLEEHEKALHILVHELKDFHAAEEYCVWNSEGRDSQYRRRLFHLLLSVYLTPGASDCALVMAAVDLLNNHAAEFDAGLVLQVVPDSWSVQLLSPFLAGAVRQSIHTKRMTQVALGLAQAENLIYKHEKVKQKGAPILLSDKKEKEKIFLIEAMP; from the exons ATGAGCGTTAAAGCTTTCAAGCTCGTTTCTGCTGTTGAGCGGGAGATGTTAATGGGAGACAAAAACTACATCAACATCGAGTGCATTGAGTGTTGTGGGAAGAACCTCTATATTGGAACCAATGACTGCTTTATCTATCACTTCCTGTTGGATGAAAAGGTATCCACAGCTGGAAAAATAACTTTTGCTGCCACCAAGCAACTACACAAATACCTGGGTTTGAAGAAGCCTGTGAGCGAGTTGAAAGCAGCCTCTGCCCTCACAAGACTGCTTGTGCTCTGTGACAACACGATAACACTAGTGAACATGATCAGCTTGGAACCTGTCCCCACTGGTGCTAGGATCAAAGGAGCTGTGACATTCACCCTGAATGAAAACCCTGTGAGTGGGGATCCTTTCTGCGTTGAAGTTTGCATTATCTCGGTCAAGCGCCGGACCATTCAAATGTTCATGGTGTTTGAAGACAGAGTCCAGATAGTGAAGGAAGTGTTTACTCCAGAGCAaccctgtgctgtggctgtAGATGGTTACTACTTATGCCTTGCCCTTACTACACAGTATATAATTTTGAATTACAATACTGGCGTCTCCCAGGACCTATTTCCTTATTGCAGTGATGAGAAACGGCCAATTGTGAAAAGAATAGGCAGACAAGAGTTTCTGTTGGCTGGCCCTGGAGGCCTAG gCATGTTTGCTACTGTAGATGGGATTTCACAGCGCGCCCCGGTGCACTGGTCAGAGAACGTGATTGGGGcagctttgtgctttccctACGTGGTTGCTCTCGATGATGAGTTCATTACGGTGCACAGCATGCTGGAccagcagcaaaagcaaaccCTGCCCTTTAAAGAAGGTCACATTCTACAGGACTTTGAAG GAAAGGTGATTGTTGCTACTAACAAGGGTGTGTACATCTTGGTGCCACTACCTTTGGAAAAACAGATTCAGGATCTTTTAGCTAGCCAAAGAGTGGAAGAAGCCCTTGTTCTAGCAAAAGGAGCTCGAAGGAATATTCCAAAAGAGAAATTTCAG GTAATGTACAAACGAATCCTGCAGCAAGCAGGTTTTATACAGTTTGCACAGCTTCAGTTCCTTGAAGCAAAAGAACTCTTCAG AAGCGGCCAGCTTGATGTCCGGGAGCTGATCTCTCTGTACCCCTTCCTGTTGCCTACTTCCTCTTCATTTATCCGGTCTCATCCCCCTCTGCACGAGTACGCCGACCTCAACCAGCTGACCCAAGGGGACCAGGAGAAGATGACAAAATGCAAACGGTTCCTCATGAGTTACTTGAATGAAATCCGCAGCACTGAGGTTGCAAATGGCTACAAGGAAGATATTGACACTGCTCTACTCAAACTGTATGCAGAGGCAAATCATGAGAGCCTGCTGGATCTCCTAGTTTCAGAGAACTTCTGTCTCTTAACAGATAGTGCTGCCTGgctggaaaaacacaaaaa GTATTTTGCACTTGGTCTCCTGTATCACTACAACGGTCAGGATGCTGCAGCACTTCAG TTATGGGTGAAAATAGTTGATGGAGACATTCAAGATTCTACACGTTCAGATCTCTATGACTACATAGTAGACTTCCTTACATTCTGCTCAGACCAAGAGCTAGTGTGGAAGTACTCTGAATGGattttacaaaaaaatgaaGAG GTTGGTGTACAGATTTTCACTAAAAGGCCTTTGgaagaacaggagaaaaacaacATTAATCCAGATGATATCATCAGTTGCCTTAACAAATATCCTAAAGCACATGTCAAATATCTAGAACACCTAgtactggaaagaaaaatacag AAAGAGAAGTACCATACTCATCTAGCTGTCTTGTACTTGGAGGCAATACTTCAGCTAAAATCTGTGACCACAGATAATTGCAAAGAAACAACTGAGCTGCTGTTGAAACTTCGCAGTCTGCTTCAGAAATCTGATCTTTATAGAATTCGCTTTATTTTAG ACAAAATCCAGGGCACAGACCTTCATATGGAGAGTGCAATTTTATATGGGAAACTAGAAGAGCACGAGAAGGCTTTGCATATCCTTGTCCATGAGTTGAAGGACTTCCATGCTGCTGAGGAGTACTGTGTGTGGAACTCTGAGGGCAGAGACTCGCAGTACAGGCGGAGGCTGTTCCACCTGCTGCTGTCGGTGTATCTGACGCCGGGCGCCTCGGACTGCGCGCTCGTCATGGCCGCCGTGGATCTCCTCAATAACCACGCCGCGGAATTCGACGCGGGCCTGGTTTTGCAGGTGGTGCCTGACAGCTGGTCagtgcagctcctctccccGTTCCTGGCTGGGGCAGTGAGGCAAAGCATTCACACAAAAAGAATGACTCAGGTGGCACTTGGGTTAGCACAAGCTGAAAACTTAATCTACAAGCACGAGAAG